One Gossypium hirsutum isolate 1008001.06 chromosome A11, Gossypium_hirsutum_v2.1, whole genome shotgun sequence genomic window carries:
- the LOC107943280 gene encoding triacylglycerol lipase OBL1-like — protein sequence MVHDKTTDMIIVAFRGTEPFNADDWSTDLDLSWYELDEMGKIHGGFMKALGLVMEKGWPPHIDDDRRPPAYYTIREKLKQKLNPNNEARFMVAGHSLGGALSILFAAVLALHKETWLLNRMEGVYTFGQPRVGDKKFKEFMELQLRKHGIRYLRYVYCNDVVPRTPTDDLTFLYKHFGTCLYFNSCYKGKVLEEQPHKNYISLYAWIPRFLNSGWELVRGFILPLIKGPEYKETWSLIVLRLWGLGFPGLSAHNPHEYVNATRLISRRIYHQLQHHHPHPWKTINGSLK from the exons ATGGTTCACGATAAAACAACAGATATGATAATCGTAGCCTTCAGAGGAACCGAACCCTTCAATGCTGATGATTGGAGCACCGATTTAGACCTCTCCTGGTACGAACTGGACGAGATGGGAAAGATCCATGGTGGATTCATGAAAGCTTTGGGGTTAGTCATGGAAAAAGGTTGGCCACCTCACATCGACGACGACCGCCGCCCACCGGCTTACTACACCATACGGGAGAAGCTGAAACAAAAACTGAATCCAAACAACGAAGCGAGATTCATGGTGGCTGGTCACAGTCTGGGTGGGGCTTTATCGATATTGTTCGCGGCTGTTTTGGCGTTGCATAAAGAAACGTGGCTGTTGAATAGAATGGAAGGGGTGTATACGTTTGGGCAGCCGAGGGTCGGTGACAAGAAGTTCAAAGAGTTCATGGAATTACAGTTGAGGAAGCATGGGATTAGGTATCTGAGATATGTTTACTGCAATGATGTGGTCCCTAGAACACCTACTGATGATTTGACCTTTTTGTATAAGCACTTTGGGACATGCCTTTACTTCAATAGCTGCTACAAAGGGAAG GTACTTGAGGAACAGCCCCACAAGAATTACATCTCACTGTATGCATGGATACCCAGATTCTTGAATTCGGGATGGGAACTTGTAAGGGGGTTCATTCTGCCATTGATAAAGGGTCCAGAATATAAAGAAACTTGGTCGCTTATTGTGCTTAGATTATGGGGACTCGGTTTCCCAGGCTTATCTGCTCATAATCCCCATGAATATGTTAATGCAACTCGATTGATTTCTCGTCGGATATATCACCAACTTCAACATCATCACCCCCATCCATGGAAAACCATCAATGGAAGCCTAAAATAA